One genomic segment of Rubripirellula amarantea includes these proteins:
- a CDS encoding ECF-type sigma factor produces the protein MSKSTNVSHWIDLVKEGDSVAANRIWQHYFNRLIRSVRARLYGQNRAVSDEEDIVLSVFDSFYVAAENGRFPDLSDRDDLWQLLMRMAARKVIDKRRRDHRQRRGGGVTIHPLGQGREDQDIIEAIGDDPSPEMVLMMKESAEQFFSHLGVGQLRDLAGAKLEGYSNAEIAQRFGCSERTIERRLNLIREKFQQELLESHEHSSKKTTDRSPGTN, from the coding sequence ATGTCCAAAAGCACGAATGTCAGCCACTGGATTGACTTGGTGAAGGAAGGAGATTCCGTCGCAGCGAATCGTATTTGGCAGCACTATTTCAATCGCTTGATCCGCAGCGTCCGGGCGCGGTTGTACGGACAGAATCGGGCTGTCTCTGATGAAGAAGACATTGTGTTGAGTGTTTTCGACAGTTTCTATGTCGCAGCCGAAAATGGACGTTTTCCGGATCTGTCCGATCGTGACGATCTATGGCAATTGCTGATGAGAATGGCAGCGCGAAAAGTGATCGACAAACGCAGACGCGATCACCGACAACGACGTGGGGGAGGAGTTACGATTCATCCGTTGGGCCAAGGGCGAGAGGATCAGGACATCATCGAGGCGATTGGCGATGATCCATCCCCGGAGATGGTCCTGATGATGAAGGAGTCGGCGGAGCAGTTTTTTTCTCATTTAGGTGTCGGGCAGCTTCGAGATTTAGCGGGTGCCAAGTTAGAAGGGTACTCGAATGCTGAAATTGCCCAGCGATTTGGGTGCTCTGAGCGAACGATTGAACGTCGTTTGAACCTAATCCGAGAAAAATTTCAGCAAGAATTATTGGAATCCCATGAGCATTCGTCAAAAAAAACTACCGATCGCAGCCCTGGAACGAATTGA
- a CDS encoding alkaline phosphatase encodes MHLYFGFGSFCSFTLASVLFLGGYRTALAEDSAGVLQAASGQPTDSAFVNDPIAKMQADAVASRKADWGHWGPDRETYSSWTTHSNRLIPVYTFGIDLESVGGRNSLYRDSSALEKLYGFLPDQTVNPDAEYFDQTDVYRLQRSAIESGKKRVILFVFDGMDWDTTRVAAITKTGRIYHEGRGEGLSFLDYRGTKTDYGYCVTSPRVDGTNVSVDKQTVINPEGTIRGGYDPALGGQAPWLSIADPNYPIGKSSVTKHAYAESSATATSLTCGIKTYNDAMNVDFMGREALPIARTLQDEGFAIGVVSSVPISHATPGCAYANNVHRNDYQDLTRDLIGRPSIYHPGGLSGVDVLIGGGWGVDKDTDAAQGKNYVPGNKYIAADDLAAIDVENGGKYVVAQRTAGVAGTEVLANAVELAKTNRNRLFGYFGVQGGHLPYQTADGNYNPVDSIGNPSSAKAEVYSEADLVENVKLKDMALAAVEVLDSRSDSWWLMVESGDVDWANHSNNIDNSIGAVHSGDDAFAAIVAWIEQHGGWDDTALILTADHGHYFNLDQPETFLEAVKKK; translated from the coding sequence ATGCATCTCTATTTTGGATTCGGGTCATTCTGTTCATTTACCCTCGCGTCTGTGCTATTCCTGGGGGGGTATCGTACAGCTTTAGCCGAGGACTCTGCTGGTGTTCTGCAAGCCGCGTCGGGGCAGCCAACCGATTCCGCTTTTGTGAATGACCCGATCGCAAAGATGCAAGCCGACGCAGTCGCTAGCCGGAAAGCCGACTGGGGTCATTGGGGCCCCGATCGCGAAACGTATTCGAGTTGGACGACACACAGCAATCGATTGATTCCGGTCTACACCTTCGGGATCGACCTCGAATCAGTGGGCGGCCGCAATAGTCTGTACCGCGATTCGAGCGCACTTGAAAAGCTGTACGGCTTCCTTCCTGACCAAACCGTTAATCCCGATGCGGAGTACTTTGACCAGACCGATGTCTATCGACTGCAAAGATCGGCAATCGAGTCGGGCAAGAAACGCGTGATCCTATTCGTGTTCGACGGAATGGATTGGGATACCACTCGCGTCGCTGCGATCACAAAGACCGGCAGGATCTACCACGAAGGTCGCGGCGAAGGTTTGAGCTTCCTGGATTACCGAGGCACCAAAACGGACTATGGCTATTGCGTGACCAGCCCTCGCGTCGATGGCACCAATGTGAGTGTTGATAAGCAGACCGTGATTAATCCCGAGGGAACCATTCGCGGCGGCTACGACCCGGCTTTGGGTGGGCAAGCCCCCTGGCTTTCCATCGCGGATCCCAACTATCCGATCGGCAAGAGTAGCGTGACTAAGCATGCCTATGCCGAATCGTCTGCGACCGCGACTTCACTGACATGCGGAATCAAAACGTACAACGATGCAATGAACGTAGATTTCATGGGGCGCGAGGCTCTGCCAATTGCAAGAACTCTACAGGACGAAGGATTCGCGATTGGCGTGGTCAGCAGCGTACCGATCAGCCACGCAACACCAGGGTGCGCCTACGCGAACAACGTGCATCGCAACGACTATCAAGACTTAACGCGTGACTTGATCGGTCGCCCGTCAATCTATCACCCCGGTGGGCTGTCTGGCGTCGACGTGCTCATTGGTGGCGGATGGGGTGTCGACAAGGACACCGACGCCGCCCAGGGAAAGAACTATGTCCCCGGAAACAAGTACATCGCCGCAGACGATCTCGCTGCGATCGACGTCGAGAATGGCGGAAAGTACGTTGTCGCTCAGCGAACCGCTGGCGTCGCCGGCACTGAAGTGCTCGCTAACGCTGTTGAACTCGCCAAGACAAATCGCAATCGATTGTTTGGCTACTTTGGTGTTCAAGGCGGACACTTGCCCTATCAAACAGCCGATGGCAACTACAACCCCGTCGATAGCATCGGTAATCCCAGTTCGGCCAAAGCGGAAGTTTACAGCGAAGCTGATTTGGTTGAAAACGTTAAGCTCAAAGACATGGCACTAGCCGCGGTCGAGGTGCTCGATTCGCGCTCAGATAGTTGGTGGTTGATGGTGGAAAGTGGCGACGTCGACTGGGCGAACCACTCCAACAACATTGACAACTCAATTGGCGCCGTGCATAGCGGCGATGATGCCTTTGCGGCAATCGTCGCCTGGATCGAACAGCATGGTGGTTGGGACGACACAGCCTTAATCTTGACGGCTGATCATGGTCATTACTTCAACCTCGATCAGCCCGAGACGTTCTTGGAAGCCGTGAAAAAGAAGTGA
- a CDS encoding Na/Pi cotransporter family protein: MVFTLAGGLGIFLLGMKNMSDGMQAVAGASLRRLIGAVTNNRILAATVGVVVTCIVQSSSITTVMVVGFVNSGVMGLAQGIGVIMGANIGTTITGWILVLKVGKYGLPLLGFSAFAYLFSKGERWRYWAMFLMGVGMVFFGLEIMKDACSVIKEVPDFEAWFAKFNADNYWGVLKCAAVGCVLTTLVQSSSATLGITISLATQGVISYPTAAALVLGENIGTTITAFLASLGTTTHARRAAYFHVIFNLFGVLWITLIFQWYIRLIQSIIGVDVAEAVMVDGSATFPNVVAAIAATHSVFNVANTLLFLPFATPMVRFLEWIVPGRSYKEKPKLTDLDVLILETPLLAIEQSRREVLKMGDGCLKMLDWLLQLMNEEQPDKALADRLKQRERVLDSVQDEVAEFITGLLSSGNVSHSTAEEARLQLRLADEYESISDYIANLDKFDRKLRRDGFRFTESQREDLGQLNRHIAEYVASVHECLAKNNRNVSASTGAAAKRIRDEVKSLRRKHLEELSTGPMPPVVSVAFLAALNAYVRVRDHAHNIAETISREK, translated from the coding sequence ATGGTTTTTACGCTCGCTGGCGGGTTGGGGATCTTCCTGTTAGGCATGAAAAACATGTCGGACGGTATGCAAGCGGTAGCCGGCGCCAGCTTGCGACGACTGATCGGTGCCGTCACGAATAATCGGATTTTGGCCGCAACTGTCGGCGTGGTGGTGACCTGCATCGTTCAGTCGAGCTCGATCACTACCGTGATGGTGGTGGGATTTGTGAACAGCGGTGTGATGGGGCTGGCTCAAGGGATTGGGGTAATCATGGGTGCCAACATTGGTACCACCATTACCGGCTGGATCTTGGTGCTTAAGGTCGGAAAGTACGGGCTGCCCCTGCTGGGTTTTTCCGCATTCGCGTATCTGTTTTCCAAAGGAGAACGCTGGCGCTATTGGGCAATGTTCCTGATGGGCGTCGGGATGGTTTTCTTTGGGTTGGAAATCATGAAGGACGCGTGCTCAGTGATCAAGGAAGTCCCGGACTTCGAAGCTTGGTTCGCAAAGTTCAATGCTGACAACTACTGGGGCGTGCTTAAGTGTGCTGCCGTTGGCTGTGTGTTGACGACGCTTGTTCAGTCTTCATCGGCGACTTTGGGAATCACAATCTCGTTGGCGACTCAGGGTGTGATTTCTTATCCCACGGCTGCGGCACTGGTGCTCGGCGAGAACATCGGAACCACGATCACGGCTTTCCTCGCGTCACTTGGCACAACGACGCATGCTCGACGCGCCGCTTACTTCCACGTGATCTTTAACCTCTTCGGTGTGCTTTGGATCACGCTCATCTTCCAATGGTACATACGGCTGATCCAATCCATCATCGGTGTTGATGTGGCCGAGGCCGTGATGGTGGACGGCAGTGCAACGTTTCCCAACGTTGTCGCGGCAATCGCAGCGACCCATAGTGTGTTCAACGTGGCCAACACGCTTCTGTTTCTTCCGTTTGCGACGCCAATGGTTCGATTTTTGGAATGGATCGTTCCCGGGCGATCATACAAGGAAAAGCCGAAGTTGACTGACCTTGATGTGTTGATCCTTGAAACACCATTGTTGGCAATCGAGCAGTCGCGGCGAGAAGTCCTGAAGATGGGCGATGGTTGTTTGAAAATGTTGGATTGGTTGCTGCAGTTGATGAATGAGGAGCAACCGGACAAGGCACTCGCCGACCGCTTGAAGCAACGTGAGCGGGTACTCGACAGTGTTCAAGACGAGGTCGCTGAGTTTATCACCGGACTGTTGTCATCGGGCAACGTTTCGCACTCGACTGCCGAAGAGGCGAGACTTCAATTGCGACTTGCCGATGAGTACGAATCGATTAGCGATTACATTGCCAATCTCGACAAGTTCGACCGCAAACTTCGCCGCGATGGGTTCCGCTTTACCGAATCTCAGCGAGAAGACTTGGGGCAACTCAATCGTCACATTGCCGAGTACGTCGCATCGGTGCACGAATGTTTGGCGAAGAACAATCGAAACGTATCCGCATCCACAGGTGCGGCCGCCAAACGCATTCGAGACGAAGTGAAATCGCTTCGACGAAAGCACTTGGAAGAACTTTCCACCGGTCCGATGCCACCGGTGGTCAGCGTTGCGTTCTTGGCTGCGCTAAATGCCTATGTTCGAGTTCGCGATCACGCGCACAATATCGCTGAGACGATCTCTCGCGAAAAATAG
- the arsC gene encoding arsenate reductase (glutaredoxin) (This arsenate reductase requires both glutathione and glutaredoxin to convert arsenate to arsenite, after which the efflux transporter formed by ArsA and ArsB can extrude the arsenite from the cell, providing resistance.), translating into MTTVFHNPRCSKSRAAVELLDSREMQFEIVKYLETPPSEKELAKILAMLGIAPEQLVRKGEKVFKELNLDDQKLTDKDWMALLVAHPKLMERPIVVHKGKAAIGRPLENIVELLKN; encoded by the coding sequence ATGACCACTGTCTTTCATAATCCACGTTGCTCGAAATCTCGCGCTGCAGTGGAGTTGCTTGATTCTCGAGAGATGCAGTTTGAGATAGTGAAGTATTTAGAAACGCCTCCGAGTGAAAAGGAACTCGCCAAGATCCTCGCAATGCTCGGCATCGCGCCGGAACAATTGGTTCGCAAAGGTGAGAAGGTCTTTAAAGAATTGAATCTTGATGACCAGAAATTGACGGACAAAGATTGGATGGCACTACTCGTTGCTCATCCCAAATTGATGGAGCGACCGATTGTGGTTCATAAGGGCAAAGCTGCAATCGGCCGCCCGCTCGAGAACATTGTCGAACTGCTCAAGAACTAG
- a CDS encoding lactoylglutathione lyase family protein, protein MVYPRTFSHLGLSVTDLDQAVSFYSEVLGWYVIMPPTEIVADDSAIGIMCTDVFGEGWERFRIAHMSTGDKIGVEIFEFKDAERRENNFEYWKTGIFHFCVQDPDVEGLAAKIVKHGGKQRMPVREYYPGEKPYRMVYCEDPCGNLIEIYSHSYELTYSSGAYSGDSTK, encoded by the coding sequence ATGGTTTACCCACGAACATTTTCTCACTTGGGTCTGTCGGTGACTGACCTAGACCAAGCCGTCTCGTTCTATTCTGAAGTACTAGGCTGGTACGTGATCATGCCGCCCACCGAGATCGTTGCCGACGATTCCGCCATCGGGATCATGTGCACGGATGTTTTTGGCGAAGGTTGGGAACGGTTCCGCATCGCTCACATGTCGACTGGCGATAAGATCGGAGTCGAAATCTTTGAGTTCAAGGACGCCGAGCGTCGTGAGAATAACTTCGAGTACTGGAAGACTGGAATCTTCCATTTCTGCGTGCAAGATCCCGATGTCGAAGGATTGGCGGCTAAGATCGTGAAGCATGGCGGAAAACAGCGAATGCCAGTTCGCGAATACTATCCCGGCGAAAAGCCTTATCGAATGGTCTACTGTGAAGACCCCTGTGGTAACTTGATCGAGATCTATTCGCACAGCTACGAACTGACATATTCCTCCGGTGCGTATAGCGGTGATTCCACCAAGTGA
- a CDS encoding metallophosphoesterase yields MKRILGVLLFAVGMQLPTYAEITRIWLTHRTNVPDSIVVNWESDLPGTSEVQFGPTADYGKRVTSDDETSLHHVEIPVDSRDGVIHYRVKTGDQRSADAVFKTYPTNELRIAVIADWQGRPDLKSIRDDDVHLIATAGDNITSLWSKCGNDNHDCIVPYLELIDAYPDLFRSTPLMPVLGNHDREIRPRGTHAPDVPVYDVDAKAFRRFFELPDQEWKWQFAFPDFGLRLVGLDLSHILDSGTTWQTCHAYGDDSEQFRWYQSLPTANDEFMVTLYNEQNSNIRRKADNKWHDLFRRGTCCISGFGYFAERAVVDDFTYYNTSLSGKGDQYPDPDSEFLASEDNYILLSVQRHGGMTVNIKTLDGTVIDSMHFDR; encoded by the coding sequence ATGAAACGAATTCTTGGGGTCCTACTGTTTGCTGTAGGCATGCAGCTTCCAACCTACGCCGAGATTACTCGGATCTGGTTGACGCATCGAACCAATGTCCCAGATAGCATCGTGGTCAATTGGGAAAGTGATTTGCCAGGAACTTCGGAGGTTCAGTTTGGACCAACCGCGGACTATGGCAAGCGTGTTACCAGCGATGACGAAACGTCGCTCCATCACGTCGAGATACCTGTCGATAGTCGAGACGGGGTGATCCACTACCGTGTCAAAACGGGTGACCAGCGTTCTGCCGATGCAGTCTTCAAGACGTATCCCACTAACGAACTGCGGATCGCAGTGATTGCCGACTGGCAGGGACGACCTGACCTAAAGTCAATCCGTGATGACGACGTGCATCTCATCGCGACCGCCGGCGACAACATCACGTCCTTATGGAGCAAGTGCGGCAATGATAACCACGATTGTATCGTTCCCTACCTTGAACTGATCGACGCCTATCCGGATCTCTTTCGTTCGACGCCTTTGATGCCTGTGCTGGGAAACCACGATCGCGAAATTCGACCGCGTGGCACGCATGCTCCTGACGTCCCGGTTTATGATGTCGATGCGAAGGCGTTTCGACGCTTTTTTGAACTTCCCGACCAAGAATGGAAATGGCAATTCGCGTTTCCCGACTTTGGACTGCGTCTTGTCGGTCTGGATCTTAGTCACATTTTGGACTCGGGAACAACCTGGCAAACCTGCCATGCTTACGGCGACGACTCGGAACAATTTCGTTGGTATCAGTCGCTACCCACTGCCAATGATGAGTTCATGGTAACTCTGTACAACGAGCAGAATTCGAATATACGCAGAAAAGCCGACAACAAATGGCACGACCTATTCCGCCGTGGTACGTGCTGCATCAGCGGATTTGGCTACTTCGCGGAACGAGCTGTGGTTGACGACTTCACTTATTACAACACGTCTCTGAGTGGAAAAGGCGATCAGTATCCTGATCCCGACTCCGAATTTTTGGCGAGCGAAGACAACTACATTCTCTTGTCAGTCCAGCGACACGGCGGGATGACCGTCAACATCAAGACTCTGGATGGAACCGTCATTGATTCGATGCACTTCGATCGCTGA
- a CDS encoding nitroreductase family protein yields MNETPMQVIDAIYNRRAIKQFDAEHRMTDAEETELLEATIQAPTSFNIQHWRFVILRDPELRSKIRKEFGNDQAQMTDASLLVLFTADMKAWNKEPSRYFSNAPKEVAEMLVNWMGPFHEGREWLQRDEAQRSIGMAMQTMMLAAQGMGYQSCPMIGFDIEKVAQLINLPADYVMGPMVAIGKGTKEAWPKPGQLPLGDVVFENGF; encoded by the coding sequence ATGAATGAGACTCCAATGCAAGTTATCGACGCTATCTACAACCGCCGAGCAATCAAGCAATTCGATGCCGAACACCGGATGACCGATGCTGAGGAAACGGAACTGCTTGAAGCGACCATTCAAGCTCCCACTAGCTTCAATATTCAACACTGGCGTTTCGTGATCCTTCGTGATCCAGAACTACGTTCGAAAATTCGCAAGGAGTTTGGCAACGACCAAGCTCAGATGACTGACGCTTCCTTGTTGGTGCTATTCACAGCCGACATGAAAGCATGGAACAAGGAGCCTTCTCGCTACTTTTCTAACGCACCGAAAGAGGTCGCCGAGATGTTGGTCAACTGGATGGGCCCCTTTCACGAAGGTCGCGAGTGGCTACAGCGCGATGAAGCTCAACGTTCCATCGGGATGGCCATGCAAACCATGATGTTGGCCGCGCAAGGAATGGGATATCAATCGTGCCCAATGATCGGCTTCGACATCGAGAAGGTTGCTCAGTTGATCAACCTTCCCGCCGACTATGTGATGGGACCAATGGTTGCCATCGGAAAAGGCACCAAGGAGGCCTGGCCTAAGCCCGGACAATTGCCGCTCGGCGACGTCGTTTTTGAGAACGGTTTTTGA
- a CDS encoding dockerin type I domain-containing protein, giving the protein MFEVTTDTPWQNPVRVTDVNRDGKSTAIDALRIINQLARTRSDRLPDATRIAGEDHQYFDVTGDGRLTALDALRVINQVFREHNAPLPLESEHTATILPPIEAVDHIFADDESEYDLVNLF; this is encoded by the coding sequence GTGTTTGAAGTAACGACAGACACACCTTGGCAAAACCCGGTTCGCGTCACGGACGTGAATCGGGACGGAAAGTCAACTGCGATCGATGCTTTGCGAATCATCAATCAACTTGCGCGAACTAGGTCGGATCGGCTTCCTGACGCCACTAGAATTGCTGGAGAAGACCATCAGTATTTCGATGTGACTGGCGATGGCAGATTGACAGCGCTCGACGCACTTCGAGTCATCAACCAAGTGTTCCGAGAACACAATGCCCCACTTCCTTTGGAATCAGAGCATACTGCAACCATTTTGCCACCTATCGAGGCGGTCGACCACATTTTTGCCGATGATGAATCCGAGTATGATTTAGTGAACCTGTTCTGA
- a CDS encoding methyltransferase family protein, giving the protein MAFFGDGTPLPTATAPKLVIAGPYRFVRNPMALAGIIQGIAVGWFFGSYVVVSYAVAGAFVWHWLVRPVEENDLQQRFGDSYADYRRRVRLWIPTLPTICESETKT; this is encoded by the coding sequence ATGGCCTTTTTTGGTGATGGGACACCGTTGCCGACTGCGACCGCACCGAAGCTAGTGATTGCTGGACCTTACCGATTTGTTCGTAATCCGATGGCATTGGCTGGCATCATACAAGGGATCGCTGTCGGCTGGTTTTTCGGAAGCTATGTCGTCGTTAGTTATGCTGTCGCCGGAGCGTTTGTCTGGCATTGGTTGGTCCGACCTGTTGAAGAGAATGATCTGCAGCAGAGATTTGGCGACAGCTACGCGGACTATCGACGCCGCGTGCGTCTGTGGATTCCAACTTTGCCTACGATCTGTGAATCAGAAACCAAGACGTGA
- the hmpA gene encoding NO-inducible flavohemoprotein, with translation MLSEKTIRIVKEITPLVAANAETITRRFYERMFEANPEVKAFFNQAHQHTGGQQKALAGAICAYFTHIDNPAVLMPAVELIAQKHVSLGIKPEHYPIVGSNLLAAIGDVMGDAATPDIVEAVSEAYGFLASIFIGREGAIYDEQASVPGGWNGTRTFVVTKKIPESDIVTSFYLKPEDEGPLPPFKPGQYITVHIDHPHTPTSPRNYSLSDCASQPHYRISVKREERLAADAPDGLISNHLHDGIEEGHRIELGPPCGEFTVDPNAVERSIVLIAGGIGVTPLLSMAKSIVHANPDAQVYFLQAARNSAVHAFADELRSLARIGTNVHIKVLYDSPLPGDLDEGKCDDTGFVTTEMIRTWTPYADADFYFCGPKPFMKNIHSFLQELGVDEHRVRYEFFGPKEELVAV, from the coding sequence ATGCTGAGCGAAAAGACGATTCGGATTGTCAAAGAGATCACTCCCTTGGTCGCTGCGAATGCAGAAACGATCACCCGTCGGTTCTACGAACGAATGTTCGAGGCTAATCCGGAAGTGAAGGCATTTTTCAACCAAGCTCACCAGCACACCGGTGGTCAGCAAAAGGCTCTTGCGGGTGCGATATGCGCCTACTTCACCCATATCGACAACCCAGCCGTGTTAATGCCGGCAGTGGAATTGATCGCTCAAAAGCATGTTTCATTAGGAATCAAGCCAGAGCACTATCCGATCGTGGGAAGCAATCTGCTCGCCGCGATCGGCGACGTCATGGGTGACGCGGCGACACCGGATATCGTTGAAGCCGTTTCCGAAGCTTACGGCTTCTTGGCCAGTATCTTTATCGGTCGTGAAGGTGCGATCTACGACGAGCAAGCTTCCGTACCAGGCGGATGGAATGGAACTCGCACGTTTGTCGTGACGAAGAAGATTCCTGAAAGCGATATTGTTACATCGTTCTACCTGAAACCTGAAGACGAAGGTCCATTGCCACCGTTCAAGCCTGGTCAGTACATCACGGTCCACATTGATCACCCGCACACGCCGACGTCGCCGCGCAACTACAGCTTGTCAGATTGTGCTAGCCAACCGCACTACCGAATTAGCGTCAAACGTGAAGAACGATTAGCTGCCGACGCGCCCGATGGATTGATTTCCAATCATCTACATGATGGCATCGAAGAAGGGCACCGCATTGAACTTGGTCCTCCGTGTGGTGAGTTCACTGTCGATCCAAATGCTGTTGAAAGATCAATCGTCTTGATTGCGGGAGGGATCGGTGTGACACCACTGTTGTCGATGGCGAAGTCGATTGTCCATGCCAATCCTGACGCTCAGGTTTACTTCCTTCAAGCCGCTCGTAATAGCGCTGTACATGCATTCGCCGACGAACTTCGTTCTCTCGCACGCATCGGAACCAACGTCCACATCAAGGTCCTATACGATTCACCGCTTCCCGGCGATCTTGACGAAGGCAAATGCGACGACACGGGCTTCGTGACGACGGAGATGATTCGAACGTGGACGCCGTATGCCGATGCAGACTTCTATTTTTGCGGCCCCAAGCCATTCATGAAGAACATCCACTCGTTTCTCCAAGAACTCGGAGTCGATGAGCACCGGGTTCGCTATGAGTTCTTTGGCCCCAAAGAAGAGTTGGTTGCGGTCTGA
- a CDS encoding GxxExxY protein has product MHENDISKIVLNASIEVHRTLGGPGLLESVYEEALAWELERAGLDVKRQTLVPIIYKGNRLSTPLKLDLLLNDLVVIECKAASKYNDVFAAQVLTYLRLMELKLGLVINFGERMLKDGFHRVVNRL; this is encoded by the coding sequence ATGCATGAAAATGACATCAGCAAGATTGTCCTGAATGCGTCGATTGAAGTTCATCGAACGCTCGGTGGGCCTGGTCTGCTCGAAAGCGTCTACGAGGAAGCGTTGGCGTGGGAACTAGAACGTGCTGGCCTTGATGTGAAACGACAAACGCTCGTGCCGATCATCTACAAAGGGAACCGGCTTTCGACACCATTGAAGTTGGACCTTCTGCTCAACGATCTCGTTGTGATCGAGTGCAAAGCCGCATCGAAGTACAATGACGTCTTCGCCGCGCAAGTACTCACATACTTGAGACTGATGGAGCTGAAACTTGGTTTAGTCATTAACTTCGGCGAAAGAATGTTGAAAGATGGTTTTCATCGTGTCGTGAATCGTTTGTAG
- a CDS encoding cupin domain-containing protein, with product MNNTISAGQLIDLHDVTGDGQPKPKLLVQTGPMNVMRLVLPAGKAIPEHKAAKDITVQCVSGKVEFTAMGTTHTMTPGTMLFLPPEELHSLTAIEDSIMLVTKAN from the coding sequence ATGAACAACACGATTTCAGCCGGCCAATTGATTGACCTCCATGATGTTACCGGTGACGGTCAGCCAAAACCGAAATTGTTGGTGCAAACGGGTCCCATGAACGTCATGCGATTGGTGCTACCGGCGGGTAAAGCAATTCCAGAGCACAAGGCCGCGAAGGACATCACCGTTCAGTGTGTGTCTGGCAAGGTCGAATTCACAGCCATGGGCACCACGCACACGATGACACCAGGAACAATGTTGTTCCTGCCCCCGGAAGAATTGCACAGCCTGACTGCGATCGAGGATTCCATCATGCTGGTGACGAAAGCAAACTGA
- a CDS encoding MarR family winged helix-turn-helix transcriptional regulator translates to MHFDSESSPGFAIGRVAYLIRSAMAAVLKNAGWPFSPEETQTLITLSDAGRSLSMNELASLMIRDPTTVKRQLDRLVDHKFVDRSVSSEDARIVMVELTARGERKLQTVLPLLDDLRETTLKGISKSELNATQKVLDQMQKNLLARNV, encoded by the coding sequence ATGCACTTTGATTCAGAATCATCGCCTGGATTCGCAATAGGGCGTGTCGCCTATCTCATTCGATCGGCAATGGCTGCTGTGCTCAAGAATGCAGGCTGGCCGTTTTCACCCGAAGAAACTCAAACACTGATCACTCTTTCGGATGCAGGGCGATCGTTAAGCATGAACGAGTTGGCATCGCTGATGATTCGAGATCCAACGACGGTGAAACGCCAATTGGACCGATTGGTAGATCACAAGTTCGTCGATCGGAGCGTGTCGAGTGAAGACGCTCGAATTGTGATGGTCGAGTTGACCGCCCGTGGCGAGCGGAAGCTTCAAACCGTTCTCCCGCTTTTGGACGACTTGCGAGAAACAACGTTGAAAGGAATCTCAAAGTCGGAGTTAAACGCAACTCAAAAGGTGCTCGATCAAATGCAAAAGAATCTATTGGCGAGAAACGTTTAG